The following are from one region of the Hymenobacter sp. YIM 151858-1 genome:
- the bshA gene encoding N-acetyl-alpha-D-glucosaminyl L-malate synthase BshA yields the protein MNIGIVCYPTFGGSGVVATELGKALALKGHRVHFITYSQPVRLDFFNENLFYHEVFIPPYPLFQFPPYELALASKMVDIVQNEKLDVLHVHYAIPHASAAYMAKQILRTKGIQIPVITTLHGTDITLVGKDASYEPVVTFSINQSDAVTSVSADLKDETYRYFAVEKDIEVIPNFINLERFKKQRKEHFRAAIAPEGEKLLIHTSNFRSVKRVDDVVRIFAGVREQMPVKLLLVGDGPDRPRIEKLCRELGHCQDVRFLGKMEAVEEVLSISDLFLMPSEKESFGLAALEAMACEVPVISTNAGGIPELNVHGLTGMVSNIGDVPDMVQNALYVLHDDNLPRFKAAARTHAEEFAVEKIVPRYEACYQRAIDAVLAGV from the coding sequence ATGAATATTGGCATTGTCTGTTACCCTACTTTCGGCGGCTCGGGTGTAGTGGCCACCGAGTTGGGCAAAGCCCTGGCGCTGAAGGGCCACCGTGTGCACTTCATCACCTACAGCCAACCCGTTCGGCTCGATTTCTTCAACGAAAACCTGTTTTACCACGAGGTTTTCATTCCGCCGTACCCGCTGTTTCAGTTTCCGCCCTACGAGCTGGCGCTGGCCAGCAAAATGGTCGACATCGTGCAGAACGAGAAACTGGATGTACTGCACGTGCACTACGCTATTCCGCACGCCTCGGCGGCGTACATGGCCAAGCAAATTCTGCGCACCAAGGGCATTCAGATTCCGGTAATTACCACGCTCCACGGCACCGATATTACCCTGGTGGGCAAAGATGCCTCGTACGAGCCGGTGGTTACGTTCAGCATCAACCAGTCCGATGCCGTTACGTCGGTTTCGGCTGATTTGAAGGACGAAACCTACCGCTACTTTGCGGTGGAGAAAGACATTGAGGTTATCCCGAACTTCATCAACCTGGAGCGCTTCAAGAAACAGCGCAAGGAGCACTTTCGGGCGGCTATTGCGCCCGAGGGCGAAAAGCTGCTGATCCACACCTCCAACTTCCGCTCCGTGAAGCGCGTCGACGACGTGGTGCGGATTTTTGCCGGGGTGCGCGAGCAAATGCCCGTGAAGCTGCTGCTGGTGGGCGACGGCCCCGACCGCCCGCGCATCGAGAAGCTGTGCCGCGAGCTGGGCCATTGCCAGGATGTGCGTTTCCTGGGCAAGATGGAAGCCGTGGAAGAGGTACTGAGCATCTCCGACCTGTTCCTGATGCCTTCCGAGAAAGAAAGCTTTGGCCTGGCGGCCCTGGAGGCCATGGCCTGCGAAGTGCCCGTTATTAGCACCAACGCCGGCGGCATTCCGGAGCTGAACGTGCACGGCCTCACCGGCATGGTCAGCAACATCGGCGACGTGCCCGACATGGTACAAAACGCCCTCTACGTGCTCCACGACGATAACCTACCCCGATTTAAGGCCGCCGCCCGCACCCACGCCGAAGAGTTTGCCGTGGAGAAGATTGTGCCCCGCTACGAAGCCTGCTACCAGCGCGCCATCGACGCGGTGCTGGCTGGGGTGTAA
- a CDS encoding DUF7935 family protein, translating to MDTALIIDLLKITLPALIVAGTVYFLLQQYLEKDQQRRLIALRFENAKTVLPIRLQAYERITLLLERITPNNLLVRLSSAGQTATEYHRLLVQEIRAEYEHNLSQQLYMSPEAWAQVRQAKENVLTMINKAYQTLPNQQQARGTELAKRVLETLIADETDPTTPALNAVKREAAGLF from the coding sequence ATGGATACTGCCCTCATCATCGACCTGCTCAAGATTACCTTGCCCGCGCTCATCGTGGCCGGCACGGTGTACTTCCTGCTGCAGCAATACCTCGAAAAAGACCAGCAGCGCCGCCTCATTGCCTTGCGCTTCGAGAATGCCAAAACCGTGCTGCCCATCCGGCTGCAAGCTTACGAGCGCATAACGCTGCTGCTCGAGCGCATCACGCCCAACAACCTGCTGGTGCGCCTGAGCTCGGCCGGCCAAACCGCCACCGAGTACCACCGCCTGCTGGTGCAGGAAATCCGGGCTGAGTACGAGCACAACCTCTCGCAGCAGCTCTACATGAGCCCCGAAGCCTGGGCGCAGGTGCGGCAGGCCAAGGAAAACGTGCTTACCATGATTAACAAGGCCTACCAAACCCTGCCCAACCAGCAGCAGGCCCGCGGCACCGAGCTGGCCAAGCGCGTGCTCGAAACCCTGATTGCCGACGAAACCGACCCCACCACCCCGGCGCTAAACGCCGTTAAGCGCGAAGCCGCAGGGTTGTTTTAG
- a CDS encoding HesB/IscA family protein, with the protein MATATASTKTAPITLTSRALEEVKNILREKNVPAEYGLRVGVQGGGCSGLSYLLGFDKAKDQDETFDVDGVKLIMDKKHAMYVLGMEVDFQDGLNARGFTFSNPQAKSTCGCGSSFSA; encoded by the coding sequence ATGGCAACTGCCACGGCTTCCACCAAAACCGCTCCCATCACGCTCACATCGCGCGCACTGGAAGAGGTGAAAAACATTCTCCGCGAGAAGAACGTCCCGGCCGAGTACGGCCTGCGCGTAGGCGTGCAGGGCGGCGGCTGCTCGGGCCTGAGCTACCTGCTCGGCTTCGACAAAGCCAAGGACCAGGACGAAACCTTCGACGTGGACGGCGTAAAGCTGATCATGGATAAAAAGCACGCAATGTACGTGTTGGGCATGGAAGTCGACTTCCAGGATGGCCTGAACGCCCGCGGCTTCACCTTCAGCAACCCCCAGGCCAAAAGCACCTGCGGCTGCGGCTCGTCGTTCTCGGCGTAA
- a CDS encoding ChaN family lipoprotein, which produces MLATATASATGSGPDNTDDRPAYRLFTADGKPVSFGRMTKELAGADVVLFGEQHNDPMAHWLELQVAKELAQRKAGQLVLGLEMFERDVQPLVEQYNVGELDDKAFEEQSRPWPNYPTDYKPLLLLARQQKLRVVGTNVPRRFAQQVAKGSLTALDALGADEKKWVAPLPIKVDYNLPGYQNMFKMFGGDAAHAAGVQNIVQAQALKDATMAHFIRQSRQPGQLLLHLNGAYHSDNHDGIVWYLRQAEPQLRILTISTVTQEQLGKLDKEHLKKADYVLVVPADMTKTY; this is translated from the coding sequence ATGCTCGCTACGGCAACGGCTTCTGCAACCGGCTCCGGCCCCGACAACACCGACGACCGGCCCGCCTACCGCCTCTTCACGGCCGATGGCAAGCCGGTATCATTCGGCCGGATGACCAAGGAGCTGGCTGGGGCCGATGTGGTGCTGTTCGGCGAGCAGCACAACGACCCCATGGCGCACTGGCTGGAGCTGCAGGTGGCCAAGGAGCTGGCGCAGCGCAAAGCGGGGCAGCTGGTCCTAGGTCTGGAAATGTTCGAGCGCGACGTGCAGCCCCTGGTGGAGCAGTACAACGTGGGCGAGCTGGACGACAAAGCGTTTGAGGAGCAAAGCCGCCCCTGGCCCAATTACCCCACCGACTACAAGCCCCTGCTGCTACTGGCCAGGCAACAGAAGCTGCGCGTGGTGGGCACCAACGTGCCCCGCCGCTTCGCGCAGCAAGTAGCCAAGGGCAGCCTCACGGCCCTCGATGCCCTAGGTGCCGACGAGAAAAAGTGGGTGGCGCCCTTGCCCATCAAGGTCGATTACAACCTGCCCGGCTACCAGAATATGTTTAAGATGTTCGGCGGCGACGCGGCCCACGCAGCCGGCGTGCAAAACATTGTGCAGGCCCAGGCCCTCAAAGACGCCACCATGGCGCACTTCATCCGCCAAAGCCGCCAGCCCGGCCAATTGCTGCTGCACCTAAACGGCGCGTACCACTCCGATAACCACGACGGCATTGTGTGGTACCTGCGCCAGGCCGAGCCTCAGCTACGCATTCTTACCATCAGCACCGTAACGCAGGAGCAACTCGGCAAGCTTGATAAGGAGCACCTGAAAAAAGCAGACTATGTGCTGGTGGTGCCGGCCGATATGACGAAGACGTATTGA
- a CDS encoding ABC transporter permease, translating to MSKIWLIAQREYLTRVRKKSFIIMSLIGPLLTVALFAVPVLIAKMSDSGKVVAIADAGGLFADKLPESKDDISFTRVSPDLATAKQEFQKAKYDALLYVPKMDIGNPDGFQVFSRKGLSLTLENDIRRAANKAIENRRLQQAGIDRSVLDNLKADIDLQTVSLSDEGEKSSSTGISTGVAYFFGFLIYIFIFLYGVQIMRGVMEEKTNRIVEVVISSVKPFQLMMGKVLGIAGVGFTQLALWVLLSMGISTAASAFVSPDKAVASQAASVSGTTADVDATAIARKDTPADEAAKKENFSAKAFQALDNADLNMPLLLGCFLFYFLGGYLFYGALFGAIGSAVDSETDTQQFMMPVTMPLVLTFVVSQAILTTNPNGSVAFWMSMIPFTSPIAMMMRLPFGGVPAWQIAMSMALLIAGFMGTIWLAGRIYRVGILMYGKKVTYGELSKWLFYKG from the coding sequence ATGTCTAAAATCTGGCTTATCGCGCAGCGCGAGTACCTCACTCGGGTGCGCAAAAAAAGCTTTATCATCATGTCGCTTATCGGGCCGCTGCTTACGGTGGCCTTGTTTGCGGTGCCGGTGCTCATCGCGAAAATGTCGGACAGCGGCAAGGTGGTAGCCATTGCCGATGCCGGCGGGTTGTTTGCCGATAAGCTGCCCGAAAGCAAGGACGACATCAGCTTCACGCGCGTATCGCCCGATTTGGCCACGGCCAAGCAGGAGTTTCAGAAAGCCAAGTACGACGCCCTGCTGTACGTACCGAAAATGGACATCGGCAACCCCGATGGGTTTCAGGTGTTTTCGCGGAAGGGCCTGAGCCTAACCCTCGAAAACGACATTCGGCGGGCTGCCAACAAAGCCATCGAAAACCGCCGGCTGCAGCAAGCCGGCATCGACCGCTCGGTGCTCGATAACCTCAAGGCCGACATCGATCTGCAAACCGTGAGCCTGAGTGATGAAGGCGAAAAGAGCTCCAGCACGGGCATCAGCACGGGCGTGGCGTACTTTTTCGGCTTCCTGATCTACATCTTCATTTTCCTCTACGGCGTGCAGATTATGCGCGGCGTGATGGAGGAAAAAACCAACCGCATTGTGGAGGTGGTAATTTCCTCCGTGAAGCCCTTCCAGCTGATGATGGGCAAGGTGCTGGGCATTGCCGGCGTGGGCTTTACGCAGCTGGCGTTGTGGGTGCTGCTTTCCATGGGCATCAGCACAGCAGCTTCTGCCTTCGTCAGCCCCGATAAGGCCGTGGCTAGCCAGGCCGCCAGCGTTTCGGGCACTACTGCCGATGTTGACGCTACAGCCATTGCCCGCAAGGATACGCCTGCCGACGAGGCCGCGAAAAAGGAGAACTTCTCGGCAAAAGCCTTTCAGGCCCTGGACAACGCCGACCTGAACATGCCCTTGCTGCTGGGCTGCTTCCTGTTCTACTTCCTGGGCGGGTACCTGTTCTACGGCGCCCTGTTCGGGGCCATCGGCTCGGCCGTGGACAGCGAAACCGACACCCAGCAGTTTATGATGCCCGTGACGATGCCGCTGGTACTCACGTTTGTGGTGTCGCAGGCCATCCTGACAACCAACCCCAACGGCTCGGTGGCGTTCTGGATGTCGATGATTCCGTTTACCTCGCCCATTGCCATGATGATGCGCCTGCCCTTCGGCGGCGTGCCGGCCTGGCAAATTGCCATGTCGATGGCGCTGCTGATTGCCGGTTTTATGGGCACCATCTGGCTGGCGGGCCGCATCTACCGCGTGGGTATTCTGATGTACGGCAAAAAAGTAACCTACGGCGAGCTGTCGAAGTGGCTCTTCTACAAAGGCTAG
- a CDS encoding ABC transporter ATP-binding protein, translated as MKPILQAIDVRKQYANHTALDGVSLEVPEGSIFGLLGPNGAGKTSLIRIITQITGPDGGEIRFRGERLNPAHIGQIGYLPEERGLYKKMKVGEQLMYLAQLKGLSKAEANQKIRYWLDRFDIKTWAGKNVEDLSKGMQQKVQFVATVVHDPALLILDEPFSGFDPINANLLKDEILALREQGTTIIFSTHRMESVEELCDHIALINRSQKVLDGQVRDVRNAYRTQTYEVEGRGQLMVVHPDFEVVEQKKRENDHFYARIRILHDLTPNDLLRYLIGAGGVEVHAFRERIPSINEIFIRRVRETQPDYVPETDSVTA; from the coding sequence GTGAAACCAATTTTACAGGCGATTGACGTACGCAAGCAGTACGCCAACCACACCGCCCTCGATGGCGTGAGTCTCGAGGTGCCTGAAGGCTCCATTTTTGGCCTGCTCGGCCCCAACGGCGCCGGCAAAACCTCGCTCATCCGCATCATTACCCAAATTACGGGCCCCGACGGTGGCGAAATCCGGTTTCGGGGCGAGCGGCTGAACCCCGCCCACATCGGCCAGATTGGCTACCTGCCCGAGGAGCGCGGCCTCTACAAAAAGATGAAAGTAGGGGAGCAGCTGATGTACCTCGCGCAGCTGAAAGGCTTATCGAAGGCCGAGGCCAACCAGAAAATCCGGTACTGGCTCGATCGGTTCGACATCAAAACCTGGGCCGGCAAAAACGTAGAGGACCTCTCGAAGGGCATGCAGCAGAAGGTGCAGTTTGTGGCCACCGTGGTGCACGACCCCGCCCTGCTCATTCTCGACGAGCCGTTCTCGGGTTTCGACCCCATCAACGCCAACCTGCTGAAGGACGAAATCCTGGCCTTGCGCGAGCAGGGTACCACCATCATCTTCTCCACGCACCGCATGGAGTCGGTGGAGGAGCTCTGCGACCACATTGCCCTGATTAACCGCTCGCAGAAAGTGCTGGATGGGCAAGTGCGCGACGTGCGCAACGCCTACCGCACCCAAACCTACGAGGTGGAGGGCCGCGGCCAGCTGATGGTGGTGCACCCCGATTTTGAAGTGGTGGAGCAGAAGAAGCGCGAAAACGACCATTTCTACGCCCGCATCCGCATTTTGCACGACCTCACGCCCAACGATTTGCTGCGCTACCTCATCGGGGCCGGCGGGGTGGAGGTGCACGCTTTCCGCGAGCGTATCCCGAGCATCAACGAAATCTTTATCCGGCGCGTGCGCGAAACCCAGCCCGATTACGTGCCCGAAACCGACTCGGTAACGGCGTAA
- a CDS encoding RNA polymerase sigma factor gives MSPAAPSSAEFTARLAEHQPLLWRVCRMYCPDATDQQDLYQEIVLQLWRAWPRYQPGAAKLSTWLYRVALNVAISDLRRRTRHPGTAELEPDAPYAAPPPDDLGDDLAQLYRAIERLSEVEKAFVLLYLEERSYEEMADILGITQNNVRVKMHRVQEKLRTLFVRLV, from the coding sequence ATGAGCCCTGCCGCACCCTCATCTGCCGAATTTACCGCTCGCCTGGCCGAGCATCAGCCGTTGCTGTGGCGCGTGTGCCGCATGTACTGCCCCGATGCCACCGATCAGCAGGACCTGTACCAGGAAATTGTGCTGCAGCTGTGGCGCGCGTGGCCCCGCTACCAGCCCGGCGCGGCCAAGCTCAGCACCTGGCTCTACCGCGTAGCCCTCAACGTGGCCATATCCGATTTGCGGCGCCGCACCCGCCACCCCGGTACCGCCGAGCTCGAGCCCGATGCCCCCTACGCCGCCCCGCCCCCCGACGACCTAGGCGACGACCTGGCCCAGCTGTACCGCGCCATCGAGCGGTTGTCGGAAGTAGAGAAGGCCTTTGTGCTGCTGTACCTCGAAGAGCGCAGCTACGAAGAAATGGCCGATATCCTCGGCATCACCCAAAACAACGTGCGCGTGAAAATGCACCGCGTGCAAGAGAAACTTCGCACCCTGTTTGTTCGCCTCGTCTGA
- the dnaJ gene encoding molecular chaperone DnaJ: MSTKRDYYEILGVAKNASADEIKKAYRKVAIKFHPDKNPDDPSAEDKFKEAAEAYEVLSDDQKRARYDRFGHQGVGGAGGNGHGPSMEDIFSQFGDIFGGGGFEGFFGGGARSQGRRVRKGSNLRIKLKLDLDEVANGVEKKIKVKRYTACNTCSGTGAKNGTEVHDCGTCHGQGQVKRVVQTMLGQMVSSSTCPTCHGEGKVVTNKCDVCHGEGRQLQEEIIPINIPAGVAEGMQLSMNGKGNYPERGGVPGDLLIQIEEEPHELLKRDGNNVVLDQYISIIDAALGASVEVPTIEGKVKVKIDPGTQAGKILRLRGKGIPDLNGYGKGDQLIHINVWTPKNVTNEERALLEKLRSSPNFTPSPGKNEKGFFEKVKEYFQ, from the coding sequence ATGTCGACGAAGCGAGACTATTACGAGATACTGGGCGTAGCCAAAAACGCGTCGGCCGATGAAATCAAGAAGGCGTACCGCAAGGTGGCCATCAAGTTTCACCCCGACAAGAACCCCGACGACCCTTCGGCCGAAGACAAGTTTAAGGAAGCCGCCGAGGCCTACGAGGTATTGTCGGACGACCAGAAGCGCGCCCGCTACGACCGGTTTGGCCACCAGGGCGTAGGCGGAGCCGGCGGCAACGGCCACGGACCGAGCATGGAGGACATCTTCTCGCAGTTCGGCGACATTTTCGGGGGCGGCGGCTTCGAGGGCTTTTTCGGCGGCGGTGCCCGCAGCCAGGGCCGGCGCGTGCGCAAAGGCTCCAACCTGCGCATCAAGCTGAAGCTCGACCTCGACGAAGTAGCCAACGGCGTTGAGAAGAAAATTAAGGTAAAGCGCTACACGGCTTGCAACACCTGCTCGGGCACGGGCGCCAAAAATGGCACCGAGGTGCACGATTGCGGCACCTGCCACGGCCAGGGCCAGGTAAAGCGCGTGGTGCAAACCATGCTCGGCCAAATGGTGAGCAGCAGCACCTGCCCCACCTGCCACGGCGAGGGCAAGGTGGTAACGAACAAGTGCGACGTGTGCCACGGCGAAGGCCGCCAGTTGCAGGAAGAAATCATTCCGATCAACATTCCGGCGGGCGTGGCCGAGGGCATGCAGCTGAGCATGAACGGCAAAGGCAACTACCCCGAGCGCGGCGGCGTACCCGGCGACCTGCTCATTCAGATTGAGGAGGAGCCGCACGAACTGCTGAAGCGCGACGGCAACAACGTGGTGCTCGATCAGTACATCTCCATCATCGATGCGGCCCTAGGTGCCAGCGTGGAGGTGCCCACCATTGAGGGCAAGGTGAAGGTGAAGATTGACCCGGGCACGCAGGCCGGCAAAATTCTGCGCCTGCGCGGCAAAGGCATTCCCGACCTGAATGGCTACGGCAAAGGCGACCAACTGATTCACATCAACGTCTGGACGCCCAAGAACGTGACCAACGAGGAGCGCGCCCTGCTCGAAAAGCTGCGTTCGTCGCCCAACTTTACGCCCAGCCCCGGCAAAAACGAGAAAGGCTTCTTCGAGAAAGTGAAAGAGTACTTTCAGTAA
- a CDS encoding nucleotide exchange factor GrpE, with protein MADAQYPHTEESQQTNGATNHADHVAGEMFDEQATAETADNGGAAADASRADQEIADLKDKYLRLAAEFENYKRRTTKERADLFKTANQELMMVLLPVLDDFERARQHTQNTDDANVVRESIDIIYGKITKALQQKGLQTMETKGGAFDPELHEAITQIPAPSEDLKGKVVDEVEKGYYLGDKVIRHAKVVLGQ; from the coding sequence ATGGCTGACGCACAATATCCGCACACCGAAGAGTCGCAGCAAACCAATGGCGCGACCAACCACGCCGACCACGTAGCCGGCGAAATGTTTGACGAGCAAGCTACCGCCGAAACTGCCGACAACGGCGGGGCCGCGGCCGATGCCTCGCGTGCCGACCAGGAAATAGCCGATTTGAAAGACAAGTACCTGCGCCTCGCGGCCGAGTTCGAGAACTACAAGCGCCGCACCACCAAAGAGCGCGCCGACCTGTTCAAGACGGCCAACCAGGAGCTGATGATGGTGCTGCTACCCGTGCTCGATGACTTTGAGCGGGCCCGCCAGCACACCCAGAATACCGACGATGCCAATGTGGTGCGCGAAAGCATCGACATCATCTACGGCAAGATCACGAAAGCCCTGCAGCAAAAAGGCCTGCAGACGATGGAGACCAAAGGCGGGGCGTTCGACCCCGAATTGCACGAGGCCATTACCCAGATTCCGGCTCCGTCGGAAGACCTGAAGGGCAAGGTGGTCGACGAAGTGGAAAAGGGCTACTACCTCGGCGACAAAGTGATTCGCCACGCCAAGGTGGTGCTAGGACAGTAA
- a CDS encoding GAF domain-containing protein, whose amino-acid sequence MTTTAQLQDSTMQLEVSEFTHILHLHGIHAALKYLNNRTPHRYTGIFRFDGDTLRNEALYDRYNPTQEKGADAPMEATYCSLVGRQQQPLEINDASTDLRVKGIVDTPVVSYCGVLIRDGQGQPFGTLCHYDMQRCQERSTDLPLLEAAAQLFYAQLRPAAS is encoded by the coding sequence ATGACAACCACCGCTCAACTACAAGACTCAACCATGCAGCTTGAGGTAAGCGAGTTTACTCACATTCTGCACCTGCACGGCATTCACGCTGCCCTCAAATACCTGAACAACCGCACCCCGCACCGCTACACGGGTATTTTCCGCTTCGATGGCGACACGCTCCGCAACGAGGCCCTGTACGACCGCTACAACCCCACGCAGGAGAAAGGTGCCGATGCCCCCATGGAGGCAACATATTGCTCGTTGGTGGGCCGGCAGCAACAACCCCTGGAAATAAACGATGCCTCCACCGACTTGCGCGTGAAAGGCATCGTTGATACACCCGTGGTGTCGTACTGCGGAGTGCTTATCCGCGATGGGCAAGGCCAGCCATTCGGCACGCTTTGCCACTACGACATGCAGCGCTGCCAGGAGCGCAGCACCGATTTGCCCCTGCTCGAAGCCGCCGCCCAGCTGTTTTATGCGCAGCTAAGGCCAGCGGCTTCCTAG
- the obgE gene encoding GTPase ObgE, with product MASNNFIDYVKICCRSGRGGAGSRHMFRAKGKPLGGPDGGDGGRGGHIILKGNKQLWTLLHLQYKKHVIAGHGEGGGENLRTGAQGEDIILEVPLGTIARDAETGEVRAEITEDGQQIILTPGGRGGLGNDHFKSATNQAPTYAQPGEPGQEVWNILELKLLADVGLVGFPNAGKSTLLSVVSAATPKIADYAFTTLVPNLGVVGYRDYQSFVMADIPGIIEGAAEGKGLGLRFLRHIERNATLLFMIAADSPDIAAEYQVLLSELEQFNPDLLEKRRVLAITKSDMLDEELEAEITATLPHDVPHVFISSITQKNIQKLKDLLWQQIQEARREDPKPLRHSIWVQKSNDDADEFEDDEQELSEDQFD from the coding sequence GTGGCTTCCAACAACTTCATCGACTACGTAAAAATCTGCTGCCGCTCGGGTAGGGGCGGAGCCGGTTCGCGCCATATGTTCCGCGCCAAAGGCAAGCCCCTAGGTGGCCCCGATGGCGGCGACGGTGGCCGCGGTGGTCATATCATCCTCAAAGGCAACAAGCAGCTCTGGACACTGCTGCACCTGCAGTACAAGAAGCACGTAATTGCCGGCCACGGCGAAGGCGGCGGCGAAAACCTGCGCACCGGCGCACAGGGCGAAGACATTATCCTGGAAGTGCCCCTGGGTACCATTGCCCGCGACGCCGAAACGGGCGAAGTGCGGGCCGAGATTACCGAAGACGGGCAGCAGATCATCCTGACGCCGGGCGGCCGCGGCGGCCTCGGCAACGACCACTTCAAGTCGGCCACCAACCAGGCGCCAACCTACGCGCAGCCCGGCGAGCCGGGCCAGGAAGTCTGGAATATTCTGGAGCTGAAGCTGCTGGCCGACGTGGGTTTGGTGGGCTTCCCGAACGCGGGCAAAAGCACGCTGCTGTCGGTGGTTTCGGCTGCCACGCCCAAAATTGCCGATTATGCCTTCACCACCCTGGTGCCCAACCTAGGGGTGGTAGGCTACCGCGACTACCAGTCGTTCGTGATGGCCGATATTCCGGGTATTATTGAGGGGGCGGCCGAGGGCAAAGGCCTGGGGCTGCGCTTTTTGCGGCACATCGAGCGCAACGCCACGCTGCTGTTCATGATTGCGGCCGACTCGCCGGATATTGCCGCCGAGTACCAGGTGCTGCTGAGCGAGCTGGAGCAGTTTAATCCCGACTTGCTGGAAAAGCGCCGAGTGCTGGCCATCACTAAATCCGATATGCTGGACGAGGAGCTGGAGGCCGAAATTACGGCCACGCTGCCCCACGATGTGCCGCACGTGTTCATCTCCAGCATCACCCAGAAAAACATTCAGAAGCTGAAGGACCTGCTCTGGCAGCAAATTCAAGAAGCCCGCCGCGAAGACCCCAAGCCGCTGCGCCACAGCATTTGGGTACAGAAAAGCAACGACGACGCGGACGAGTTCGAAGACGACGAGCAGGAATTGTCGGAGGACCAGTTCGACTAG
- a CDS encoding adenylate kinase produces MLNIVLFGPPGAGKGTQSQNLIQRYGLVHLSTGDLLRSQIAQGTELGLTAKKLMDAGELVPDAVVIGMIETQLASNRTAGGFIFDGFPRTIPQAVALDELMQRYDTGISCMIALEVTEDELVKRLLERGKTSGRPDDQNEELIRRRVVEYNTKTAQVASYYAEQDKFHAVNGIGSIDGIFQQLCHLIDSHQPATVVDGSQAADEVKA; encoded by the coding sequence ATGCTTAATATTGTGTTGTTCGGCCCTCCCGGGGCTGGTAAAGGAACCCAGAGCCAAAACCTCATTCAGCGTTATGGCCTGGTACACCTCTCCACCGGCGACTTGCTCCGCTCGCAAATTGCTCAAGGCACCGAGCTTGGCCTCACGGCCAAAAAACTCATGGATGCCGGCGAGTTGGTGCCCGATGCGGTGGTGATTGGCATGATCGAGACGCAACTGGCCAGCAACCGAACCGCCGGCGGCTTCATCTTCGACGGTTTTCCGCGTACGATTCCGCAGGCCGTGGCGCTCGACGAGCTGATGCAGCGCTACGACACCGGCATTTCGTGCATGATTGCCCTGGAGGTAACCGAAGACGAACTGGTGAAGCGCCTGCTCGAGCGCGGCAAAACCTCGGGCCGCCCCGACGACCAGAACGAAGAGCTGATCCGGCGCCGCGTGGTGGAGTACAACACCAAAACCGCCCAAGTGGCCTCGTACTACGCCGAGCAGGATAAATTCCACGCTGTAAACGGCATCGGCTCCATCGACGGCATCTTCCAGCAACTCTGCCACCTCATCGATTCGCACCAGCCCGCTACGGTGGTTGATGGCAGCCAGGCCGCCGACGAGGTAAAAGCATAA
- the hpt gene encoding hypoxanthine phosphoribosyltransferase → MPQATISLHNKEFAPYLSEAQLIAAVRAVAQQLNRDYAGKKPLLLAVLNGSFMFASDLMKELSIDCEISFIRVASYQGTSSTGEIKEILGLQEAVEGRHLVVLEDIVDTGHTMKALLEQLQAKQPASVEVATLLIKPECLQHQLNIKYQGLAIPNDFVVGYGLDYDGLGRNYRDLYRAV, encoded by the coding sequence ATGCCTCAGGCCACTATCTCGCTGCATAACAAAGAGTTTGCTCCCTATCTGTCCGAAGCTCAGCTGATTGCTGCTGTGCGCGCAGTGGCCCAGCAACTCAACCGCGACTACGCCGGCAAAAAACCTTTGCTGCTGGCCGTGCTCAACGGCTCGTTTATGTTCGCCTCCGACCTGATGAAGGAGTTAAGCATCGACTGCGAAATCAGCTTCATCCGGGTGGCGTCGTACCAGGGCACCAGCAGCACCGGCGAGATAAAGGAAATCCTAGGTCTGCAAGAGGCCGTAGAAGGCCGGCACCTGGTGGTACTGGAAGACATTGTTGACACGGGCCACACCATGAAGGCCCTGCTCGAGCAATTGCAGGCCAAGCAGCCGGCATCGGTTGAGGTGGCGACCCTGCTCATCAAGCCCGAATGCCTGCAACACCAGCTCAACATCAAGTACCAGGGCTTAGCCATTCCGAACGACTTTGTGGTGGGCTACGGCCTCGACTACGATGGCCTCGGCCGCAACTACCGCGACCTGTACCGCGCTGTGTAG